The sequence GTTATCGGAGGTAACAAATCTGAATAGCAACATATTTGGAGAGTTTTATGGAAATCGGCTTACCGGTTCAGAATCAAGGTTTTCTGTATGATGCTCTATTGAAAAAAGGCACAGACAGGCAACATATGGATACATCTCCATGAGAGAGCAAGGTTTTATTTAGTTCAAACTGTGGACTAATGTGACTCACTCATTTTCCTCCAGCAATAAAAGATTATCAAAACGATGATGGGAATGACGAAGGCCGTCCGACAGAGGATGATTAATTTCACATAGTTTTGGTTGTCAGGAATACCTGTCAACAGATAAAAACAGAGGACGGGATTCAACAGGGATGAGTTGGTGATCCATCAACCTCTTCCAACCGGGCCACTCAGCTTTTTTTAACTTGCAAAACAACCAAAGCAGTCACTGGTGATTGTGAATTCCTACTGTCGCAATGCATGGATGGCAGCAATTGACAATGATCAGCTtaaagcagaggcgtgttccgCAGCCAAcgatacatggtgctatcttactGATCGATTTTGCAATTGCGCCACTGACTGAAAAAAATCCTGGTCTAAGTGCcctagcggatagcgcagttggagttgctattttgacgtgccTAGGCAGGTCGGAACTGTAGGAAAAGCTTACACACACGTAGGctatacacagcacaaacatgcaaatgattagccaaattgaaatattatgatgTCAAAGATTGTTCATATGTATGAAACTACATAGAAATAGCATGTGGATTGTGGATATatttttccataggggctgcatgaatgaacactgtactAGGCTAATGCAACTcgtcaaaataataataataacaataataaacttgTGCAAagtatatcccagccttccaaaaccaAATCTCGTTTCAGGGTAAATGATAACGTTGTTTAAATGATTTGGGAAAGGACAGCTGATACAACAATAAGAAGTTAAAACATaatttcttgacacagacatcgtgtacaagcccataactttgaGGACACCTACGGGTATTCAGAGTCATTTAtacggtataatagcaacagcgccagagCTACTTGCGTTTACGTTTCACACATGCGTTTCAGTCCGCTAAAATCGGGACCAATGGATCCAATAGAGAGAAATGTCCAGCATCCGAAGTGTCCAGCAGGCTAGTTTTAACTTTGACAGCCAATCATAGAGCCCACTAAAGACAAATCTGTGTTTTCGGGGGCATGCTTCCCGAGACTTTAGTTTTTCACAAACTTGAAGACATTTGTGCattgaggaggtgtgtgtggatgaaggctggtttaagcagcctcaccagGTCAGGTCTCATTGGACTCTGGGTCAGATCCctctctctgggtgtgtgttgatggctggtttaacctgtgcacactgccCCAGAGACCAATCAGACTCGGCCAGTTGAGGCTGCTTAAAGCAGCCATTATTCACATACAACCCGCAGTTATATATTTGATTGAAAACAAGTATTGAAGTATTGGCATGAACACAACCTCTTATAACAAACATAAAAGTTGAAAAGTATTGACAGCCCAGGCATCGGCAAACCCAGCGACCACCTTTTCCAGTGATACGTCTATGCCCATGTCATTACTCCTACGCAACTATGCCTCCAACAGGGGCCGGTCTTTGTTGTTCAGCACTGGGTCTTTCTTTACTCCccaaaatacacatgcacacacatacagaaaatgacaaagacacacgcacacacacacacacacacacacacacacgcacacacacacacactaaatgcaGGTTTACCATCGCAGATGATGCCAGCGTCTTCAACGTGTTTGCAGTTCTGAGAACCAAACCCTTGATGTTCACAGTCGGTTATTGACGGTTCATTTCCTCCACAGTTGACATCGTCCAACCAGATGGGTCCTGTTCCCGGTCCAAAATATGCCTCGTTGGTGGCTGATATGGCACTGCCTCAGCCCAGCTGTGTACAAACCACCTGGGCATCATTCAGGTCCCATTCATCATCACAAACTGTGCCCCACTGGCCCTGGAGGAAGACCTCCACCCTGCCTGAACAGGGGTTGTTGGAGAGACCGTTGACCAGTCTCACTGGAGGGGCAGCTACGACAAAAGGAAAACATTTGACTACGGGTTGATTGAAGACCTCATTGAAGGAAGACAACctcaaataacaaacaaaataagCATGTTTTCATCACATGCTTTCAGAAGAATGGGATATTATTCATTGGATAGGAAAATAAGCCATAGATTTAGTGTCATGTTATTTTAGCAGCAGACAAAGCAGATATTGTGTAGCCACATGTTAAATGTATTACCTTCACAGACAACTCCAGCGTCCTGCTGGTGACCACAGTTGTGGGTCAACAGTCCTCTGTGGCCACACTGTGTGAGCTCAGATTCGTGGCCATTGCAGTTGACATTATCCAACCCTATAGGCCCTTGTCCAGGTCCAAAAGTGGCCCCATGTGGTGCAGACAGCACCCTCCCACAGCCCAACTGTCTACACACCACCTGGGCATCGACCAGGTCCCAGTCATCATCACAAACTGTGGCCCACTGGCCATAGAGGAGGATCTCCACCCTGCCTGAACAGGGCTTGTTGGAGAGACCGTTGACCAGTCTCACTGGAGGGGCAGctatgaccaaagaaaaacacttGACTATGGGTTGATTCAGAAATGTATCAAATGAGGACAACTTCTACAAAATAAGCACTTTTTCCtcatatgcctttttatttgttAGTAAAATGAGCCATAGATTGAGTATATTGCTATTTTAGCAAAAGGCAAGGAAGGTCATGCATAGCCACATGTTAAATGTATTACCTTCACAGACAGCACCAGCGTCCTCACTGTGACCACAGTCGTTGGTCAACAGTCCTCCGTGCCCACACTGCGTGAGCTCAGATTCGTGGCCAGTGCAGTTGACATCATCCAACCCTATAGGCCCTTGGCCAGGTCCAAAAGTGGCCCCATGTGGTGCAGACAGCACCCTCCCACAGCCCAACTGTCTACACACCACCTGGGCATCGACCAGGTCCCATTCATCATCACAAACTGTGGCCCACTGGCCCTGGAGGAAGACCTCCACCCTGCCTGAACAGGAGCCATTCCCTCCATTCACCAAGCGGACCTCCCCCTAAGTGGCTGGGTGGTCGTCTGGTCCTTGAGGAGCGGTCGTTGGACCACTGGTATGACCTGTGGTTGAATAGGTTGTATAAGTTTGAGGTATGGAAGGTATTGGTTCAAAAGCCTTGGTGTTCACTCATTGTCTATCCACCTGGAAAACAAGTCTCACTTAACTCACCAGGGTACCACTGGCCCAATGCTGCCAAAATAGGTAGGAAGTTGACTGTAACAAGATATCTATTGCTGCTCTCTGGAGAATAGGTTGCCTGCTTGATGATATGTTCAAATTTCCAATcataaaatattgatttaaaatGTGCATCAACTATTTATTTGAAAGCAATAGGCTACATATTTCTGGGATAAATGCTAGAAAATTAGTTTGGGGTTTTACCTTGTAGGCAGACGAagcaataattataataataactagaactgcaagcagttatgcaggggtccaagaagtgtgcatttcgccggcacaacgcgacaagaaatgtgcgtttcgccggcacaacgcgaagcatgtgttcaaaacgctaccctgaacctgtggatacaaaggatttgactgtggtaggagtagcgagaagtcagtgtagcgttttcgcggcaaaaatttgtagaagatatacaatttcctcgtttattgcaccccctaatggcgaaattttccgatttttttatcgaacgacattaaggttaacaccaacatgcgtgtaaaacttggactcgatccaatgtctaattttggatttctttggatttttgatattccacgtctaatttagctaataaaccaatattcaaaacgccaccgtttcgtcgtcaaaggtcgcatcaaaaaagtgtcatgcattctttgcgtgtgcgtctgaagatgtcgtgtgcaaagtttggtgtcgattggtcaagaaatgtgggaggagtagggaaaaaactgttttgcggttttcgcgattttgcgaaaaaaaaaattagacgcaaatgggcgtggcctatgccaaaagatgcagcagactccagtgaatatgtgggtacaagtttttgactgtgagaggttcggtgtgggagttatagccccaaacgcatctttccttggtatagcgccacctagtggccggcgtgtctggatttggtcgtctgcttagaactcagggccctggatctagtcatgcaattggcgtgtcggcaccatttacggtttgggctgtgggcacacttttaggattagcatgtcggaataataataatccttacaaaaacaatagggatccaacctgttggcttggacccctaattaaaaAGCAGGGAGAAATAAAGAGCAGAGATACATGATAGATACTGTTGTCCTCGTTAGAAAGAATAGAGGGTTTTCACCGACGTCACGTCTTGGGCAGTAACCCGGATGCGCGGCCATGTTGGAGGCACTCGATGTAAACACTGCGCTGTAATGTATGTAAACTCTGCGCTGGATAAACGAAAACGCTGCGATGGATAAAGGTCATAAACCCAAGAAAAGCTCGTCAAAAGGCGTTATAGATGCAAAGGCATACAGGGAAGGACTTGGACCGGGCGAAAAAGCACGATATTTGAGGAAGTTAGATTTGATTGGTGGTGCAGATCCCTACGAGTTGGCTCCCTCGTCTTGGATCAATGACGACCCGGAGAGTCTTCCGTCTGTTTGTTATCCTGACATCGTCAACTACCTGGTTTTCTCGCCAAGCCCATACACAGCGGAAGACCTTAAAGCGTACAAAAGTTTGGAGGCCTATAACCAGatggtgtgtggatgggtgaggGAGATTCAATACCAAGTCATCGACGACAGATGTGTTGCGAAGGCCAAAGTAAGTAATGCAATAATGTCTTTAATCAACCTAACCATAACTGTATGATATCATTGCAATACCCAAGGTGTAGCCAGGTGATTCTCAACCGTTTTTCATTTCAAGGACCCCCAGTTTGATATGCAGTCCACAGACCACAGTCTAGATTGCTATGTACACTGTACActatcaactttatttatagtgCATTTATCACTATCAGAGTTAATAACCTCTGGGGGCCTGTGTGGCCACATTGTGAACAAGTGATGCAGATAAGCCTAActgttattcatttttttaaagtgaAACGGTGAGAAACTATTTTGTTATTCTTACTTATTTGGTTGTCATGTCTTTTATTCAGGTTCTCCATTCTCAATCAATCCGAGAAACACCCCTGGAACCCTGGATAATCGCTGAGAAGTCTGGTCGGATACTTGGAGCCCACTGCACGTGTATGGCTGGCCTTGGAGAGACGTGCACACATGTTGCTGCATTATTGTTTCTCATAGAAGAAACAGTGAAGTTGAGGGACTCAAAGACAGTGACGCAAGAGAAGGCGTATTGGCTGTTACCTACTGCACTGTCTAAGGTGGAATACAGGGAATGCCGGAAGATTGACTTCACTGTAACCAAGAGGTCTCAAGTAAAAGAGCTGGCAGGATGAAATGTGCTGCTCTTGGACAGCCACTTGAGGACCCAAGTGATACTTCCACTGTTACAGTTGGGAAACCGCAACAGCCAACCAGTGATGAACTGTCATCATTATTCAGTGCTCTTAGCGCGACTGGATCAAAGTCTgctattttgtccctgattgaGCCTTACTCTGACAGTTTTGTTCCAAAATCAATTGGAGAAAATTTACCTCTTGTGTTGACGGAATTGCGAAAAGACGAAGCAGTTCACATGGACTATAGTGAGCTATTGTCCACATGCAAAGATGTTGAAATTTCTGTTTCAGAGGAGCAAGCAAAGGCAGTTGAGGCCGCTACAAGGGATCAAGCTTCCTCTAAACTGTGGTTTAGATTTCGCGCTGGTCGAATCACAGCATCTAAAATGAAAACTGCATGTTGCACTGATCCAAAACAGCCAGCTCAGAGCTTAATCAAAAGCAAATGCTATCCTGAGTCATACATATTCACATCAAAAGCCACTACCTGGGGATGTAATCATGAGAAATTTGCACGTGATATGTTTATAGATGTACATAAGGAATCTCATGAAAATGTTAAAGTACACGACACAGGTTTTTTCATAAATCCAAGTGTGCCATTCTTGGGTGCTTCTCCCGATGGCCTTGTTTCTTGTGATTGTTGTGGTGTCAGTGTAATTGAAGTGAAATGTCCATTCTGTGTGAAAAGTGACATGTTGGACAGTGTATCCTATTTGGAGAAGGACAGTGAAGGGAAACTGACACTTAACCGAAACCACCAGTATTTCTACCAGGTGCAAACTCAACTTGGGGTGTGCAAACTGGAATCTGCCTATTTAGTTGTTTGGACAGAAAAGGATTTGCATGTTGAGtgcattttatttgatgaagagTTTTGGGACACAATATGCCAGAAAAGCAAGAATATTTTTGACACAGCCATTATGCCAGAGTTAGTTGGCAAGTTTTACACAAGGCTTTCATCTACCATGGCCAATGTGTCCTCGCAACCTGGAGTATCTACCTCGGCTGAATCACATGGCTCTGATTGTGCTGCAAGTGCCAGTGGCCAAGAAGAAACCTGGTGTTTCTGTGGCCAGGTTGAGTTTGGAAAGATGATTTTGTGTGACAATGCAAAATTTCATATTAAGTGGTTTCACTACTCGTGCATTAATGTCAAGGTTGCACCAAAGGGAAAATGGTATTGCCCAAAGTGCCAAAAGCTACCTAAGTTTGAgccaaaaaagggaaagaaacctTTGAAGTAAAAAGTTACGCACTTCAGGCACTTTGTTTTAATGTTggttaaaacaatatttaatttatttagaaaCGTGTACCTTTTTTGAAACtgttctttaaatatttttagCATTTGATTTCAAGTTGGTGAGATTTTGCAATGCTATACTGACAAAAAAAGTTGTAAAACTCAAATTACATACAAAATTATGTTCGCACtatagtatactgtatatactataATTTATAGTACTGTATAGTTTATAAGCTATCTGTTCTGATAACTGTGTGGTTTTCCTTTAATAAATCTGTGTTCTGATGATAGTGTTATGATGTGTTCTCTTCCAcaacaatacattaacaaaaacTGTAAATTAACAACCATTTATAAATAATTTTAGGCTATATAGTCTTTTTATTGACAAAGTGCATATAAAAATATTCTTCAGTCAAAATCAACAATGGATGGGCAAAGGTTCACCAGAGCACAACAGACAAGTCCAATCTTATCAATGGTACAATAACCATCACTATCTTTGCACATCAAGAAATCAATTGGTAATATCCCCCCCAGGATGGTATATTTCTGGCGCACGCTACCAATTACACGCTCAACATGAATCCTGACATGGGCAATTTTTCTTGTGGTTTCTAAGTCAACAGGAGCCAACTGTGACTTTCCACGAGTGAAGGCTGGAATTTTTACATGAGCCATTATACAACCCAAAGTGGCTTGAATATTAAAGCCACGGTCAGCAAGGACAAGATCACCAGGAACTATGTTGTCCAAAAAGCCACAGTTTTCAGTTAGGTATTTGTCACTGACTCTTCCTCCCCATGCATTTGAAATGTAAGACACTGTGCCCTGTGGTGTAATACCAATCAAGAATTTAACTGTGTTATGGTGCTTGTAGGAAGACCATGTTTCTGCTCTGGCTATAAGGTTAGACGGACGTTCTATAAAAACCTCAAAACAGTCAATAATAACAGCACATTTTTTCCCAAAATGTTTCctgaattgcattggcataGTTTTTTGTAAATGCTCTCTTTCTGGCCATATGATAAGTGGTTTCATACGAATAAACATGACATCAATGACATCAGTGACTATCCTAGAAGCAGTGGCTATTGATATGTTAAATGCATATGACAGGAAGGTCGTGGAAACATTAAGCCTAAGGCGCATCAGTGTCGGCATCAACTGCTTAAACTTATCAAGTGACTTCTTCACAGGGAGGTGGGGACTAAGGAATGTGAAGAGTACCAACAGTATCTGGTATGAGGTAGGCCAGtgaaaaataaaaccttttcatcattatCAACAAATGCACTTTGGTCATAGGTAGTGGACAAATGTGCAACATCAGAGCACAACTGGATGTTTTCAGTTCTAAGATTTTGAAGTTCGCTGGTCATAGCCTCAATTAAATCACCAGTCAATTCACTTTGAGTCTCTGTGCTGCACAAATTGCTGCTGATATAACCACTTGTACTAGGGTCATCAGTCTCAGAATCATCAGTCTCTGCAGCAactccagcaccagcagcagcatcagcagcagcttctctcagtctctgctgGGTTCTATTCCCACGACGGCTGTAGCGTGATGATGTCCCAGCTTTTTCAGGAGACCTTTGCTGACCTGTCATTCCGACAGATGGCACCCAATCTGGGTCATCCTTTTGATAAAGGTCAGACCTTTTACCTGGAATACAATGAGAAATACAGCACATTGTAGCTCTACATTTTAAGAACTGTGTTGCTACTGTAGCAGGCTATTAAATATGATCCTAATCAGATATTAAGTCAATAATGCAACATAAAAACATGTCACTTACCTGACAAGAAATGGGCCGAACCAATTCGGACGTTGTCCAGATTTTTGCCACGTAGATCCTGGTTCAGCTTCGCTAACCACAAGCGCCTCCTTTCCTCTGACAACTTTTGGCATTGTTCTCCTTGATTAGTTATAACTTTTGGCAGTCTGTAATACTCCAAATGTTTTTCGCGGTCTGACCGATTGGTACAGCCAAAAACACGGCAATAATTTACCATTTTCCACGAAGATATTCGGGATCTACTGCGGCGTGCGCTTTATTTACCTTGGCGTGCGGTTTATTTACCTTGCCGAGTACCTCCAACATGGCGACTGCCGGATTGATGACGCGCTGATGACGCGCCGGGGCGTCTAACCTTGACAGTATATATTGGGGGAGATTCGTTGTATTTTTTCTGAACAAGACATAGACAAGGTTGTCTTGTTTCTGAACAAGACAACCAATGGGATAAGAGAACTAGCCTACCTGCCAAAATTTTACGACCGTATAGGTCGTTTGTAGCCTGGATACCAGCCTGAACTCCGACCACAAAATATTTGGTCTGGGAGATTCAGTCTGGAATTGAGCTCGTTGGGATGTATTAGGTCAGATCAAAAAGTGATCTGACCAATCAAATTGTAAGGGCGGGCTTTATACGTTGATGGACAGATGATACACATTAACGTAATAAACCACGTCACAGAAGAGCGCTCAgcgcttttacttttttttcccaaaaatgCTGACCGTGTTGCCAATTTGTCCGTGTATCCTTaaattatttttacaaaacAGGCATAAATCGTTTATGTCCATCTTCTTTTTCTACTTCTTCGAACGTGCGCTCAGTTGAGTTAGTTTGAGAATAGCTGTGCTTCGCACAACATACGTcatatggcgtcacattagtgccataattcactaatgtgataaaagatgcattcgggcgtattacattattccacacgcgtagatattaactgcgagcgcgcaaatgatctctgcgcgcgcaaaacagcctctcgcgcgtgcAAATTACCttagcgcgcgcaaaacagcctctcgcgcgcgcaaattacctcagcgcgcgcaaaacctctcgcgaaagatgtttttacgctctcgctcgaatttaattttggcactatgggggtgggaaccaaggcagggcgggctttcctatgattggctgtttctgaagcgcgatatttgattgacagccctcctcagctctcctctcattcaattctgaattgtacagttaatggctgaaacgatagttacttattgtaactctagattctatgagtataggggcagccttttaaggctatcgatattgggttatccctaggcgtgagccgtagcactgaaaatttgtaatccccgaccaccaacaccagtgggcctcaataacgtccgcgtgcggcgtgcctcaacgacgtccgcatttcgcagatatagccgggcgccggcggacgttctgctcccaataaacagcttttcttcagctatttaaaggacaatgaggccgacacttcaaaggctgcgcctatactcatagaatctggagttacaatacgttcagccatttactgtacaattcagaattgaatgtgaggagggctgtcaatcaaatatcgcgcttcagaaacggccaatcacgtttggccgtttcacgtatcgccctgccttggttcccggcccccatagtgccaaaattaaattcgagcgagagcgtaaaaacatctttcgcgagaggttttgcgcgcgctgaggtaatttgcgcacaagagaggctgttttgcgcgcgctgaggtaatttgcgcgcgcgagaggctgttttgcgcgcgcagagatcatttgcgcgctcgcagttaatatctacgcgtgtggaataatgtaatacgcccgaatgcatcttttatcacattagtgaattatggcactaatgtgacgccataacGTCACATACATActacgttgctctgattggttttagGTCTATCCAATTGAGCGAAGAGGCATTTTCCTTCCTGGTTCCGCCCTATAATCACAGCCCAATGGTTCGGTCTCAGACTCATATATTCTGACTAGAATTATGAGTATGACCTCGCCAGGCTAGGTCGTTTGTACTGCCACGGATTACGACCCACTGGAGCGTATCAAAAACGAGCGCCTCTACAGGTCGTGGGAGGTATGTATGCCACATATATGTTTTTGCTCTGTGCATTTAGGGTTTTtatggaagcccgtttccgccacgtaaaagaaaaaaaatgcaggtcacaactcattattttgagatagtatctcattattttgagatagtatctcattattttgagatagtatctcgttattttgagatagtatctcgttattttgacttagtatctcgttattttgacatggTAGGcctatctcattattttgagatactatctcattataatgagatactatctcattattttgagataacttctcaacaggaccagaccagtcattgtagcctaattgtagcttatccataggtgctacatatagcctattattacagtagattagctggagatgatgaactcgattattaaagattatttcagacggaggtatacaaatgctgaaattttggcTCGATTATCTAAGGACCACAACATAAACTCTAGTAAAATAACTTtagaaagagtgcttcatagGAATCAGCTGTGGCGAAGACGCAATAAGGCGGACATCGGAGAAGTAGCCGATTTCATACATCGCCAATTACAGTCCTCTGGCCAACAACATGGCTACAGGTGGATGCAACAGAAGTGTTGGATGGCAGGGATcatcacggacagagagacccAATTCGTCTCTTGCTGCGTCAAATGGATGGTGGTGGCGTGGATCTCCGTGCACGGCACCGTCTGAGACGTAGAGTCTATGTCAGTCGTGGCCCGAATTATGTGTGGCACATAGATGGATATGACAAATTGAAGCCGTATGGGATATGCATCAGTGGTTGTGTcacttgtattgtatttaattgtttagattaaacaattaaatacaataaaaatataaagtaaaaacaagtgttatcgctatctatcataatacagatagcgatccgctatctgtattatgttatttcgtcgtttggaaacatgttttctgcatcgcgtcgtctgttgccgggcaggttgtcaggttgtaaacaaacgatgacgtaggccggtacaattttcgcccccggtacaattttaacgtgacagttGCATTGATGGGTTCTCGCCAAAGATGATCTGGCTAAACACCGACTCAACTAACAGCGACCTACGTCTTATAGCGGGCTAAGCGGGGTATTTCATTGATTCAGTGATGCAGCATGGTCGCCCATTGAAAGTGAGATTGGATCGCGggacggagaacacacacattgccgcaATGCAAAGTTTTATTCACGGCAGTGAAAACGGCATTTCCCCAGACTGTGTCACTCTAGGTCCAAGCACGGGGAACCAACGTATTGAACGCTGGTGGTGTACGGCTGATTTctatgaagcactctttctagagttcttttactaatgtttatgttgtgctccatagataatcgagccaaaatttcagcatttgtatacctccgtctgaaataatctttaataatcgagttcatcatctccagctaatctactgtaataataggctatatgtagcacctatggataagctacaattaggctacaatgactggtctggtcctgttgggaagttatctcaaaataatgagatagtatctcattataatgagatagtatctcaaaataatgagatagtatctcattataatgagatactatctcaaaataacgagatactatctcaaaattatggaagcccgtttccgccacgtaaaagaaaaaaaatgcaggtcacaactcattattttgagatagtatctcgttattttgacatatctcgttattttgacatagtatctcgttattttgacatag is a genomic window of Gadus morhua chromosome 8, gadMor3.0, whole genome shotgun sequence containing:
- the LOC115549586 gene encoding uncharacterized protein LOC115549586, whose product is MKCAALGQPLEDPSDTSTVTVGKPQQPTSDELSSLFSALSATGSKSAILSLIEPYSDSFVPKSIGENLPLVLTELRKDEAVHMDYSELLSTCKDVEISVSEEQAKAVEAATRDQASSKLWFRFRAGRITASKMKTACCTDPKQPAQSLIKSKCYPESYIFTSKATTWGCNHEKFARDMFIDVHKESHENVKVHDTGFFINPSVPFLGASPDGLVSCDCCGVSVIEVKCPFCVKSDMLDSVSYLEKDSEGKLTLNRNHQYFYQVQTQLGVCKLESAYLVVWTEKDLHVECILFDEEFWDTICQKSKNIFDTAIMPELVGKFYTRLSSTMANVSSQPGVSTSAESHGSDCAASASGQEETWCFCGQVEFGKMILCDNAKFHIKWFHYSCINVKVAPKGKWYCPKCQKLPKFEPKKGKKPLK
- the LOC115548576 gene encoding deleted in malignant brain tumors 1 protein-like, yielding MSTALATNLSSRSVGTEDSAPPVRLVNGLSNKPCSGRVEILLYGQWATVCDDDWDLVDAQVVCRQLGCGRVLSAPHGATFGPGQGPIGLDNVNCNGHESELTQCGHRGLLTHNCGHQQDAGVVCEAAPPVRLVNGLSNNPCSGRVEVFLQGQWGTVCDDEWDLNDAQVVCTQLG